A stretch of Mycobacterium sp. ITM-2016-00316 DNA encodes these proteins:
- a CDS encoding PLP-dependent cysteine synthase family protein — MSVEGDIACGGPRDWVDNAVRLIEADARRSADTHLLRYPLPAWADEFDVQLYLKDETTHITGSLKHRLARSLFLYALCNGWIGEGTTVIEASSGSTAVSEAYFAALLGVPFIAVMPSSTSASKIALIESQGGRCHFVATSAQVYAEAERLAEQTGGHYLDQFTNAERATDWRGNNNIAESIFDQLCQETHPVPDWIVVGAGTGGTSATIGRYLRYRRHRTRLCVVDPENSAFYPSYAQRDPAFATGASSRIEGIGRPRVEPSFLPGVVDRMMTVPDAASVAAAHHVGRVLGRRVGPSTGTNIWGAFRLLAEMISQQRSGSVVTLLADSGDRYADTYFDSEWLASHGLNPSEPASALAQFESSGRWA, encoded by the coding sequence GTGAGCGTCGAGGGCGATATCGCCTGTGGCGGGCCTCGAGACTGGGTGGACAATGCCGTCCGGTTGATCGAGGCCGACGCACGCCGCAGCGCCGACACCCACCTGCTGCGCTATCCGCTGCCGGCGTGGGCCGACGAGTTCGACGTTCAGCTGTATCTCAAGGACGAGACGACGCACATCACCGGCAGCCTCAAGCACCGGTTGGCGCGCTCGCTGTTCCTCTACGCGCTGTGCAACGGCTGGATCGGTGAGGGCACCACCGTCATCGAGGCATCGTCGGGATCCACCGCGGTGTCCGAGGCGTATTTCGCCGCTCTTCTGGGCGTGCCGTTCATCGCGGTGATGCCGTCCTCCACGAGCGCGTCGAAGATCGCACTCATCGAATCCCAAGGTGGGCGTTGCCATTTCGTCGCGACATCGGCCCAGGTGTACGCGGAGGCCGAACGGCTGGCGGAACAGACCGGTGGGCATTACCTGGATCAGTTCACCAACGCCGAACGTGCCACCGACTGGCGTGGCAACAACAACATCGCCGAATCGATCTTCGACCAGCTGTGCCAGGAGACGCACCCCGTGCCGGACTGGATCGTGGTGGGCGCCGGGACGGGAGGCACCAGTGCCACCATCGGCCGCTATCTGCGCTACCGCCGCCACCGGACCCGGTTGTGCGTCGTCGACCCCGAGAACTCGGCCTTCTACCCGTCCTACGCGCAACGCGATCCGGCGTTCGCGACCGGGGCGTCCTCACGCATCGAGGGAATCGGCCGGCCGCGGGTCGAGCCGTCATTCTTACCGGGCGTGGTGGACCGGATGATGACGGTGCCCGATGCGGCGTCCGTGGCCGCCGCGCATCACGTCGGCCGGGTACTGGGCCGCCGGGTGGGCCCGTCGACGGGCACCAACATCTGGGGTGCGTTCCGGCTGCTGGCCGAGATGATCTCCCAGCAACGCAGCGGCTCGGTGGTGACCCTGCTGGCCGACAGCGGCGACCGCTACGCGGATACCTACTTCGACAGTGAGTGGCTGGCCAGCCACGGGTTGAACCCCTCGGAACCGGCCTCGGCGCTGGCCCAGTTCGAATCCTCGGGCCGCTGGGCCTGA
- a CDS encoding helix-turn-helix transcriptional regulator: MDVVTTSVTVGDVTACCSPLTGGALDSAAAERLASVFKALGDPARVKLVSLIAASEGGEACICDLTGPLGLSQPTVSHHMRMLVDVGLVSREQRGKWAYYRVVSEALDRIAAAVSTRV, encoded by the coding sequence ATGGACGTCGTGACCACTTCCGTGACCGTCGGCGATGTGACGGCCTGCTGCTCGCCGCTGACCGGTGGCGCCTTGGATTCCGCTGCCGCCGAACGTCTTGCGTCGGTGTTCAAGGCGCTCGGCGATCCGGCGCGGGTCAAGCTGGTGTCCCTCATCGCCGCCTCCGAAGGCGGCGAAGCCTGCATCTGCGATCTCACCGGACCGCTGGGATTGAGCCAGCCCACGGTCTCGCACCACATGAGAATGCTGGTCGATGTCGGCCTGGTCAGTCGCGAACAACGCGGCAAGTGGGCCTACTACCGGGTCGTTTCGGAGGCTCTGGACCGCATCGCCGCCGCGGTGTCGACTCGGGTCTAG
- the ponA2 gene encoding transglycosylase/D,D-transpeptidase PonA2, with protein MPEQPPTRPPVAVTVIKLMWCCLLAAVIAAGLMFPVVGGIGLMSNRASDVVANGSAQLVEGDIPAVSTMTDARGNPIAWLYTQRRFEVPTDQIANAMKLAIVSIEDKRFAEHNGVDWQGTLTGLSGYLSGNLDTRGGSTIEQQYVKNYQLLVVAQTDAEKRAAIETTPARKLREIRMALTLDKTLTKPEILTRYLNLVSFGNGAFGVQDAAQTYFGVNASELNWQQAALLAGMVQSTSVLNPYTNPEGALARRNLVLDTMIENVPQEAEALRAAKLEPLGVLPTPNELPRGCIAAGDRAFFCDYALDYLARAGISKEQIAKGGYLIKTTLDPDVQANIKSAVNQYAPSDITGVASVMSVVRPGKEAHPVVAMASNRTYGLNTDAGETMQPQPFSLAGNGAGSVFKIFTVAAGMEMGMGIDTQLPVPPAFQAKGLGSSSSPGCPPATWCVRNAGGYSGSMNITDALATSPNTAFAKLISQVGVQRAVDMSVRLGLRSYALPGTARDYDPDSNESLADFVKRQNLGSFTLGPIEVNGLELSNVAATIASGGTWCPPNPIDKVFDRNGTEVAVTTETCEQVVPEGLANTLANALSKDDTGAGTAAAAAGSVGWNLPMSGKTGTTESNRSSAFLGFTSEFAAANYIYDDSTTPSELCSFPLRQCGSGNLFGGNEPARTWFAAMKPITPDTVVLPPTDPRYVEGGPGSRVPSVGGMNLDLARQRLREAGFQVAADPQPVNSTSPAGYVVGTSPSGQTIPGSIITIQTSNGIAPPPPPPPVGIPGLPPPVGETVIQIPGLPPITVPVLGPPPPPPPPPAP; from the coding sequence ATGCCTGAGCAGCCCCCGACACGTCCCCCGGTAGCGGTGACGGTCATCAAACTGATGTGGTGCTGTCTGCTGGCCGCCGTCATCGCCGCCGGATTGATGTTCCCGGTCGTCGGCGGGATAGGCCTGATGTCCAACCGGGCCTCCGATGTGGTCGCCAACGGATCGGCGCAGTTGGTCGAGGGTGACATCCCGGCGGTGTCGACGATGACCGACGCCCGCGGCAACCCGATCGCCTGGCTGTACACGCAGCGCCGCTTCGAGGTGCCCACCGATCAGATCGCCAACGCCATGAAGCTGGCGATCGTCTCCATCGAGGACAAACGGTTCGCCGAGCACAACGGTGTGGACTGGCAGGGCACGCTGACCGGCCTGTCCGGTTACCTCTCCGGCAACCTGGACACCCGTGGCGGTTCCACCATCGAGCAGCAGTACGTGAAGAACTATCAACTGCTGGTGGTCGCCCAGACCGACGCCGAGAAGCGCGCGGCCATCGAGACCACCCCGGCCCGCAAGCTGCGCGAGATCCGGATGGCGCTGACGCTGGACAAGACGCTCACCAAACCGGAGATCCTGACCCGGTACCTGAACCTGGTGTCCTTCGGTAACGGCGCCTTCGGCGTCCAGGACGCCGCTCAGACCTACTTCGGGGTCAACGCCTCCGAGCTGAACTGGCAGCAGGCCGCGCTGCTGGCCGGCATGGTTCAGTCGACCAGCGTGCTGAACCCCTACACCAACCCCGAGGGTGCGCTGGCCCGCCGGAACCTGGTGCTGGACACCATGATCGAGAACGTGCCGCAGGAAGCCGAGGCGCTGCGCGCGGCCAAGCTGGAACCACTCGGCGTGCTGCCGACGCCCAACGAGTTGCCGCGCGGGTGCATCGCGGCCGGGGACCGCGCCTTCTTCTGCGACTACGCGCTGGACTACCTGGCGCGCGCCGGAATCAGCAAGGAGCAGATCGCCAAGGGCGGATATCTGATCAAGACGACGCTGGATCCCGATGTACAGGCCAACATCAAATCGGCCGTGAACCAGTACGCCCCGTCGGATATCACCGGCGTCGCCAGCGTGATGAGCGTCGTCAGGCCGGGCAAGGAGGCCCACCCGGTGGTGGCGATGGCCAGTAACCGCACCTACGGCCTGAACACCGACGCCGGCGAGACCATGCAGCCGCAGCCCTTCTCGCTGGCCGGAAACGGTGCGGGTTCGGTGTTCAAGATCTTCACCGTCGCCGCCGGCATGGAGATGGGCATGGGCATCGACACCCAGCTTCCGGTGCCGCCGGCATTCCAGGCCAAGGGACTGGGCAGCAGCAGTTCGCCGGGTTGCCCGCCGGCCACCTGGTGTGTGCGCAACGCCGGTGGTTACAGCGGCTCGATGAACATCACCGACGCGCTGGCCACCTCCCCGAACACTGCCTTTGCGAAGCTGATCTCCCAGGTGGGCGTGCAGCGGGCCGTCGACATGTCGGTGCGCCTGGGGCTGCGGTCCTACGCGCTGCCCGGTACCGCCCGCGACTACGACCCGGACAGTAACGAGAGCCTCGCCGATTTCGTGAAACGGCAGAACCTCGGCTCGTTCACCCTGGGCCCCATCGAGGTCAACGGGCTCGAGCTGTCCAACGTCGCCGCCACGATCGCCTCGGGTGGCACCTGGTGCCCGCCGAATCCGATCGACAAGGTCTTCGACCGCAACGGCACCGAGGTCGCGGTGACCACCGAGACCTGCGAGCAGGTCGTGCCCGAGGGCCTGGCCAACACGCTGGCCAATGCGCTGAGCAAGGACGACACCGGCGCGGGTACCGCCGCCGCGGCGGCGGGATCGGTGGGCTGGAACCTGCCGATGTCCGGCAAGACCGGCACCACCGAATCGAACCGCTCCTCGGCCTTCCTGGGTTTCACCAGTGAGTTCGCCGCCGCCAACTACATCTACGACGACTCCACCACGCCCAGCGAGCTGTGCTCGTTCCCGTTGCGGCAATGCGGTTCGGGAAACCTGTTCGGCGGCAACGAGCCCGCCCGGACCTGGTTCGCGGCGATGAAGCCGATCACCCCGGACACCGTGGTGCTGCCGCCGACCGATCCCCGCTACGTCGAGGGTGGGCCGGGTTCCCGAGTGCCCAGCGTGGGCGGTATGAACCTCGATCTGGCCCGCCAGCGGCTCCGTGAGGCCGGGTTCCAGGTCGCCGCCGACCCGCAGCCGGTCAACAGCACCTCACCGGCCGGTTACGTGGTGGGGACATCGCCGTCCGGGCAGACCATCCCGGGCTCGATCATCACGATCCAGACCAGCAACGGCATCGCGCCGCCCCCACCGCCGCCGCCGGTGGGCATCCCCGGCCTGCCACCGCCGGTCGGCGAGACGGTGATCCAGATTCCCGGTCTGCCGCCGATCACGGTGCCGGTGTTGGGGCCACCACCTCCCCCGCCACCCCCTCCCGCACCATGA
- a CDS encoding WhiB family transcriptional regulator, whose translation MGVSPQLHAAAPGAEAEARIAWVSQARCRQADPDELFVRGAAQRKAAVICRHCPVIAECGADALDNKVEFGVWGGMTERQRRALLKQHPEVVSWADFFAAQRKHRSAV comes from the coding sequence ATTGGCGTTAGCCCCCAACTCCACGCTGCCGCCCCCGGAGCTGAGGCCGAGGCCAGGATCGCGTGGGTTTCGCAGGCGCGCTGCCGGCAGGCAGACCCCGATGAGCTTTTCGTACGCGGAGCCGCCCAGCGCAAGGCGGCAGTCATCTGCCGGCATTGCCCCGTCATCGCCGAATGCGGCGCCGACGCCCTGGACAACAAGGTCGAGTTCGGGGTCTGGGGCGGCATGACCGAGCGCCAGCGCCGCGCCCTGCTCAAGCAGCACCCCGAGGTGGTGTCCTGGGCGGACTTCTTCGCCGCCCAGCGCAAGCACCGCAGCGCGGTCTAG
- a CDS encoding metallophosphoesterase, producing the protein MSHLKNTAAIAAGTLAAGIGYASLIERNAFALRELTMPVLTPGSTPLRVLHLSDLHMLPRQRRKQAWLRELATLAPDFVVNTGDNLSHQKAVPAVVQALGDLLSVPGVFVFGSNDYFAPRPKNPTNYLFNKKRRIHGDPLPWQDLRAAFTERGWLDMTHTRREFDVAGLRIAAAGVDDPHLKRDRYETIAGAPSPTANLSLGVTHSPEPWVLDRFAADGYQLVMAGHTHGGQLCLPFYGAVATNCELDRTRAKGPSQWGADMKLHVSAGIGTSPYAPVRFCCRPEATLLTLVATPTKNSLLGTRAGQAHPTVSAR; encoded by the coding sequence ATGTCGCACCTGAAGAACACTGCCGCGATCGCCGCCGGCACCCTGGCCGCAGGCATCGGCTATGCGTCGTTGATCGAGCGCAACGCGTTCGCACTTCGGGAACTGACGATGCCGGTGCTGACACCGGGATCGACGCCATTGCGGGTGCTGCACCTGTCCGACCTGCACATGCTGCCGCGTCAGCGGCGCAAGCAGGCCTGGCTGCGGGAGCTGGCGACGTTGGCGCCGGATTTCGTGGTCAACACCGGGGACAACCTGTCGCATCAGAAGGCGGTACCCGCCGTCGTGCAGGCCCTCGGCGATCTGTTGTCGGTGCCCGGGGTGTTCGTGTTCGGCAGCAACGACTATTTCGCGCCGAGGCCCAAGAACCCAACGAACTACCTGTTCAACAAGAAGCGCCGGATCCACGGTGACCCGCTGCCCTGGCAGGACCTGCGGGCGGCCTTCACCGAGCGGGGCTGGCTGGACATGACGCACACCCGCCGCGAGTTCGATGTCGCCGGGCTGCGGATCGCCGCGGCCGGGGTGGACGACCCGCACCTCAAGCGGGACCGCTACGAGACCATCGCCGGAGCCCCCAGCCCGACCGCGAACCTGTCGCTGGGCGTCACCCACTCCCCCGAGCCGTGGGTGCTCGACCGGTTCGCCGCCGACGGCTACCAGCTGGTGATGGCCGGGCACACGCACGGCGGTCAACTGTGCCTGCCGTTCTACGGTGCCGTCGCGACAAACTGCGAACTGGACCGCACCCGCGCCAAGGGCCCGTCGCAGTGGGGCGCGGATATGAAACTGCATGTGTCCGCGGGCATCGGTACCTCCCCGTACGCACCGGTGCGGTTCTGCTGCCGGCCGGAGGCCACGCTGCTGACCTTGGTGGCCACGCCCACCAAGAACTCGCTGCTGGGTACCCGTGCCGGACAAGCACATCCGACCGTATCGGCCCGGTGA
- a CDS encoding ArsA family ATPase produces the protein MSTTPPTLNLGAILADTANRVIVCCGAGGVGKTTTAAAMALRAAESGRTVVVLTIDPAKRLAQALGIESLGNNPQRVPLAPEVTGELHAMMLDMRRTFDEMVLQYSSDSERAEAILENQFYQTVATSLAGTQEYMAMEKLGQLLAEDKWDLIVVDTPPSRNALDFLDAPKRLGSFMDSRLWRLLLAPGRGIGKLVTGAVGLAMKALSTVLGSQMLADAAGFVQALDATFDGFRQKADKTYELLKRRGTQFVVVSAAEPDALREASFFVDRLSQEKMPLAGLILNRTHPTLTSLAGEKAAEAADQLDAEQGAGGLTAAVLRVHAARAATAKREVRLLSRFTGANPHVAIVGVPSLPFDVSDLEALRAIGDQLTGVAAS, from the coding sequence CGCCTCCCACCCTGAACCTGGGTGCGATTCTCGCCGACACCGCCAACCGGGTGATCGTGTGCTGCGGCGCCGGCGGCGTCGGTAAGACAACCACCGCCGCCGCAATGGCGCTGCGCGCAGCCGAAAGTGGCCGCACCGTGGTGGTGCTGACCATCGACCCGGCCAAACGACTGGCGCAGGCACTGGGCATCGAGAGCCTGGGCAACAACCCGCAGCGGGTGCCGCTGGCCCCCGAGGTGACCGGCGAACTGCACGCCATGATGCTCGACATGCGCCGCACCTTCGATGAGATGGTGCTGCAGTACTCATCGGATTCCGAACGCGCAGAAGCGATTCTGGAGAACCAGTTCTACCAGACGGTGGCCACCTCACTGGCGGGCACGCAGGAGTACATGGCGATGGAGAAGCTCGGCCAGCTGCTGGCCGAGGACAAATGGGACCTGATCGTGGTGGACACCCCACCGTCGCGCAACGCGCTGGACTTCCTGGACGCACCCAAACGGCTCGGCAGCTTCATGGACAGCCGGCTGTGGCGACTGCTGCTGGCCCCCGGCCGCGGGATCGGCAAGCTCGTCACCGGCGCCGTCGGACTGGCGATGAAGGCACTGTCAACGGTGCTCGGATCCCAGATGTTGGCTGACGCAGCAGGTTTCGTGCAGGCGCTGGACGCCACCTTCGACGGGTTCCGGCAGAAGGCGGACAAGACCTACGAGCTGCTCAAGCGCCGCGGCACCCAGTTCGTGGTGGTGTCGGCGGCCGAACCGGATGCGCTGCGCGAGGCTTCGTTCTTTGTCGACCGGTTGTCGCAGGAGAAGATGCCGCTGGCCGGGCTGATTCTCAACCGCACCCACCCGACGCTGACCAGCCTGGCCGGCGAGAAGGCCGCCGAGGCCGCCGATCAGCTCGATGCCGAGCAGGGTGCGGGCGGGTTGACCGCTGCGGTGCTGCGGGTGCACGCCGCGCGGGCGGCCACCGCCAAGCGCGAGGTGCGGCTGCTGTCCCGGTTCACCGGCGCCAACCCGCATGTCGCGATCGTCGGGGTGCCGTCGCTTCCATTCGACGTATCGGATCTGGAAGCGCTGCGCGCCATCGGCGATCAGCTCACGGGCGTCGCGGCGAGCTAG
- a CDS encoding MFS transporter encodes MTGTLRWVLLTLCVTEITSWGVLYYAFTVLSEQISADTGWSAPAVTAAFSAGLVTAALVGIPVGGLLDRVGPRWIMTAGSVLGCVSVLAVVAAPNYGWFVAAWVLAGVAMSAVFYAPAFAALTRYFGTRAVRALTVLTLVAGFASTVFAPLTAALAAQMSWRQTYLVLAAVLAAITVPAHFFGLRRPWPSMTTAHEAETPTRTARSLPFLALVAAFALAGLASYAVIANLVPLMSQRGISTGAAALALGLGGAGQVLGRLGYHTLVRRVGVVPRTVIIMAGVAATTVLLGAFSSYGALLVVAIGAGVMRGIMTLLQATAVTERWGPTHYGHLSGILNAPVMIATAVGPFVGAALASVLGGYAAMFIALGAIAAAGALLAMATSVRAGDPAAGPAAHLR; translated from the coding sequence ATGACGGGGACGCTGCGCTGGGTGCTGCTGACCCTCTGCGTCACCGAGATCACCAGTTGGGGCGTGCTGTACTACGCCTTCACCGTGCTGTCCGAACAGATCAGCGCCGACACCGGCTGGTCGGCGCCCGCTGTGACCGCGGCGTTCTCCGCGGGCCTGGTCACCGCCGCGTTGGTCGGAATCCCGGTCGGCGGGCTGCTGGACCGGGTCGGTCCTCGCTGGATCATGACGGCCGGTTCGGTGCTGGGCTGTGTTTCGGTGCTGGCGGTGGTGGCCGCGCCGAACTACGGATGGTTCGTCGCGGCCTGGGTGCTGGCCGGGGTGGCGATGAGCGCGGTGTTCTATGCGCCCGCGTTCGCCGCCCTGACCCGGTACTTCGGCACCCGCGCGGTGCGCGCGCTGACCGTGTTGACGCTGGTCGCCGGGTTCGCCAGCACCGTCTTCGCGCCGCTGACTGCCGCCCTCGCGGCGCAGATGAGTTGGCGCCAGACCTATCTCGTTCTGGCTGCGGTGCTGGCGGCGATCACGGTTCCCGCGCACTTCTTCGGGCTGCGCCGCCCATGGCCGTCGATGACGACCGCGCATGAGGCGGAGACGCCCACCCGCACCGCCCGTAGCCTGCCGTTCCTCGCGTTGGTGGCGGCATTCGCGCTCGCCGGTCTCGCGTCCTACGCGGTGATCGCCAATCTGGTGCCGTTGATGAGCCAGCGCGGCATCAGCACCGGCGCCGCGGCGCTCGCACTCGGTCTCGGTGGTGCCGGGCAGGTACTCGGCCGGCTCGGCTATCACACCCTGGTGCGCCGTGTCGGGGTGGTACCCCGGACGGTGATCATCATGGCCGGTGTCGCCGCCACCACCGTGCTGCTGGGAGCCTTCAGCAGCTACGGGGCACTGCTGGTCGTGGCCATCGGTGCCGGTGTCATGCGGGGCATCATGACGCTTCTACAAGCCACCGCCGTCACCGAACGTTGGGGCCCAACCCATTACGGGCATCTCAGCGGCATTTTGAACGCACCGGTGATGATCGCCACCGCGGTCGGTCCGTTTGTCGGCGCGGCGCTGGCCAGCGTCCTGGGCGGATACGCCGCGATGTTCATCGCCCTGGGCGCGATCGCGGCCGCCGGGGCGCTGCTGGCGATGGCCACCTCGGTGCGGGCGGGGGACCCGGCGGCCGGCCCGGCAGCGCATCTTCGGTGA
- a CDS encoding excinuclease ABC subunit UvrA, whose translation MVAIAGVSGSGKSSLAMGVLYAEGSRRYIEALSTYTRRRMSHATKATVDSVRHVPAALALRQRPGVPGARSTFGTSTELLNVLRLLFSRLSEHLCPNGHRQKPTIDVAAGLDLTCPVCDVTFSPVGAEALAFNSDGACPTCGGLGVVREIDDALLVPDPSRTIADGAVAPWKMMGLTVMPQMVGELGVRTDVPYRDLTDAERDVVLHGPAEKHRITVPSKSGKLFEVNFTYRNARLAVQEALDKAASEGGINRVNKFIHTGTCPTCHGTRLSERALAPRVTGINLAEATAKTLDEVIAWAPSVVDTLPADMRSMAATIVAQLLEMAERLVELGLGYLGLDRPSSTLSTGERQRVALSRAVRNQTTGVLYVLDEPSIGLHPSNIDGLNGVIRDLLRDGNSVVLVDHDVQVLRKADWFIEIGPGSGSEGGTVLAEGTLDDLVANPSSLIAGFLDGTEPVRVRATVNSPKLFADGTIRLATRPLHTVHALDVEIPKGRLTAVTGVSGSGKTTLVLESLVPALRAAATGDAPPAHVASVDPSGIARVNVVDATPIGTNVRSTVATYSGVLDDLRRVYASLGEARRRGLTASDFSYNTGSLRCPRCEGTGQISLDVQFLPDVDIPCPDCDGSRYAPAALDFRRETEGGLALPELLALTVKQAIEVTGDLPKVHRRLQTLIDLGLGYLTLGEDTPALSGGEAQRLKLATELGRKQSDALFVLDEPSVGLHPLDVRVLLAVIDRLGAKGATVVVIEHDLDMIANADYVIDMGPGGGAAGGTIVATGTPAEIAESTASVTGRYLDRVHLRGRHGPGQ comes from the coding sequence ATGGTGGCCATTGCCGGGGTTTCCGGATCGGGCAAGTCGTCGCTGGCGATGGGAGTCCTGTACGCCGAGGGTTCCCGTCGCTACATCGAGGCGTTGTCGACCTACACGCGACGCAGGATGTCGCACGCCACCAAGGCCACCGTCGACAGCGTCCGTCACGTGCCCGCCGCGCTGGCCCTGCGGCAGCGACCGGGCGTCCCCGGCGCCCGCAGCACCTTCGGCACCTCGACCGAACTCCTCAACGTCCTGCGCCTGTTGTTCTCCCGCCTGTCCGAACACCTCTGCCCCAACGGTCATCGCCAGAAGCCGACCATCGACGTCGCCGCCGGCCTGGACCTGACCTGTCCGGTCTGCGACGTCACGTTCAGCCCGGTGGGCGCCGAAGCGCTGGCCTTCAACTCCGACGGGGCATGCCCGACCTGCGGCGGCCTGGGGGTCGTGCGGGAGATCGATGACGCCCTGCTGGTCCCCGACCCCTCGCGCACGATCGCCGACGGCGCGGTGGCCCCGTGGAAGATGATGGGCCTCACCGTCATGCCGCAGATGGTGGGCGAACTCGGCGTTCGCACCGACGTGCCCTACCGTGATCTCACCGACGCCGAACGGGACGTCGTCCTGCACGGCCCCGCCGAGAAGCACCGCATCACGGTGCCGTCGAAGAGCGGCAAGCTGTTCGAGGTCAACTTCACCTACCGCAACGCCCGCCTCGCCGTGCAGGAGGCGCTCGACAAGGCCGCCAGCGAAGGCGGCATCAATCGGGTCAACAAGTTCATCCACACCGGCACCTGCCCGACGTGCCACGGCACCCGGCTGAGCGAGCGGGCGCTCGCACCTCGGGTCACCGGGATCAATCTGGCCGAGGCGACGGCAAAGACGCTCGACGAGGTGATCGCCTGGGCACCGTCGGTGGTCGACACCCTGCCCGCCGACATGCGATCGATGGCGGCCACCATCGTCGCGCAGCTGCTGGAGATGGCGGAGCGGCTCGTCGAACTGGGTCTCGGCTATCTCGGGCTGGACCGGCCCAGTTCCACGCTGTCCACCGGTGAGCGGCAACGGGTAGCGCTGTCCCGAGCGGTCCGCAACCAGACCACCGGGGTGCTCTACGTCCTCGATGAGCCATCCATCGGTCTGCATCCGTCCAATATCGACGGCCTCAACGGCGTCATCCGCGACCTGCTGCGCGACGGGAACTCCGTCGTCCTGGTCGACCACGACGTCCAGGTCCTGCGGAAAGCCGACTGGTTCATCGAGATCGGCCCCGGATCTGGCAGCGAGGGTGGCACTGTTCTGGCCGAGGGCACACTCGACGATCTGGTGGCCAACCCGTCGTCGCTGATCGCCGGATTCCTCGACGGTACCGAACCGGTCCGCGTGCGCGCCACGGTGAATTCGCCGAAGCTGTTCGCCGACGGCACGATTCGTCTGGCCACCCGCCCGCTGCACACCGTGCACGCACTCGACGTCGAGATCCCGAAGGGCCGGCTCACCGCCGTCACCGGGGTGTCCGGATCCGGCAAGACCACGCTCGTCCTGGAGAGCCTCGTACCGGCGCTGCGGGCCGCCGCGACCGGTGACGCACCACCTGCGCACGTCGCATCGGTCGACCCGTCGGGCATCGCGCGGGTCAACGTCGTCGACGCCACGCCGATCGGCACCAACGTGCGGTCCACCGTCGCCACCTACAGCGGAGTGCTCGACGACCTGCGCCGTGTCTACGCCTCCCTCGGCGAGGCGCGCCGCCGCGGCCTGACAGCGTCGGACTTCTCGTACAACACCGGCTCTCTGCGGTGTCCGCGCTGCGAGGGCACGGGGCAGATCTCGCTCGACGTCCAATTCCTCCCCGACGTCGACATCCCCTGCCCCGACTGCGACGGCAGCCGTTACGCGCCGGCGGCACTCGACTTCCGACGCGAGACCGAGGGTGGGCTCGCGCTGCCCGAACTCCTCGCGCTCACCGTGAAGCAGGCGATCGAGGTCACCGGCGATCTGCCGAAGGTGCACCGCAGGTTGCAGACCCTGATCGATCTCGGGCTGGGTTATCTCACGCTCGGTGAGGACACTCCGGCACTCTCGGGCGGCGAGGCGCAACGGCTCAAGCTCGCAACAGAACTCGGCCGCAAGCAATCCGATGCACTGTTCGTCCTCGACGAACCCAGCGTCGGACTGCACCCCCTCGACGTCCGCGTCCTGCTCGCTGTCATCGACCGCCTCGGCGCGAAGGGTGCCACCGTTGTCGTCATCGAACACGACCTCGACATGATCGCCAACGCGGACTACGTCATCGATATGGGTCCCGGTGGTGGCGCCGCTGGCGGCACCATCGTCGCCACCGGCACACCGGCCGAGATCGCCGAATCCACCGCAAGTGTCACCGGGCGCTACCTCGATCGGGTTCACCTTCGCGGACGACACGGGCCGGGGCAGTAG